The proteins below come from a single Sinorhizobium fredii genomic window:
- a CDS encoding NAD(P)/FAD-dependent oxidoreductase, which yields MPAPLLHIETTPALPASADAVVIGGGIVGVFAAYHLARRGLKVALLEKGLVGAEQSSRNWGWCRQQNRDARELPMATKSLSLWESFAAETGEDTGFRRCGLLYLSNDESELAGWARWGDFARGVGVTTHMLDQTQASEKGAATGRRWKGGVFSPSDGTADPSRAAPVVARAVMKLGGTLHQMCAARGIELEGGRVSGVVTEAGTIRTPIVVLSGGAWASSFCRQLGIRFPQASIRASILSVAPGAEDLPPALHTAAVSATRRSDGGYTLAISGRARVDPTPQQMRFARHFVPMFARRWRSLAPGGIEGWKSGHETLSRWRLDRPTPMEFNRILDPRPDQAQIRLTLKRARALLPALEKRPVSAAWAGYIDSTPDGVPAIGEIGSLPGLVLAAGFSGHGFGIGPGAGHLVADIVTGEPPIVDPKPYRPDRLNGLAWGKVADF from the coding sequence ATGCCTGCCCCGCTTCTTCATATCGAAACCACGCCAGCGCTGCCGGCGAGCGCCGACGCCGTCGTCATTGGCGGCGGCATCGTCGGGGTTTTTGCCGCCTATCATCTGGCACGGCGCGGCCTCAAGGTCGCGCTCCTGGAAAAAGGCCTGGTCGGCGCCGAGCAATCCAGCCGCAATTGGGGCTGGTGCCGGCAGCAGAACCGGGACGCGCGCGAGTTGCCGATGGCGACCAAGAGCCTGTCGCTCTGGGAGAGCTTCGCCGCGGAAACCGGCGAAGACACCGGCTTTCGCCGCTGCGGCCTGCTCTATCTCAGCAATGACGAAAGCGAGCTTGCCGGCTGGGCACGCTGGGGCGACTTTGCCCGCGGCGTCGGAGTGACGACCCACATGCTCGATCAAACGCAGGCGAGTGAAAAGGGTGCGGCGACCGGCCGCCGCTGGAAGGGAGGCGTCTTTTCGCCGAGCGACGGCACCGCCGATCCCTCGCGCGCCGCGCCGGTTGTCGCCCGCGCGGTCATGAAGCTCGGCGGAACCCTGCACCAGATGTGCGCTGCCCGCGGCATCGAGCTCGAGGGCGGACGCGTCAGCGGCGTCGTCACCGAAGCCGGCACGATCCGCACGCCGATTGTTGTGCTTTCCGGCGGCGCCTGGGCTTCCTCCTTCTGCCGTCAACTCGGCATCCGCTTTCCGCAGGCCTCGATCCGCGCCTCGATCCTCTCCGTGGCGCCCGGTGCCGAGGACCTGCCGCCAGCCCTGCACACCGCCGCAGTCTCGGCGACGCGCCGTAGCGACGGCGGCTATACGCTGGCGATCAGCGGCCGCGCCCGGGTCGATCCGACCCCGCAGCAGATGCGCTTTGCCCGGCATTTCGTACCGATGTTCGCGCGACGCTGGCGCAGCCTCGCGCCCGGCGGCATCGAAGGCTGGAAATCCGGTCATGAGACGCTGTCGCGCTGGCGGCTCGACCGGCCGACGCCGATGGAGTTCAACCGCATCCTCGATCCTCGCCCGGATCAGGCGCAGATCCGGTTGACTTTGAAGCGGGCCCGGGCGCTCCTGCCGGCGCTCGAGAAGCGGCCGGTCAGCGCCGCCTGGGCCGGCTATATCGACAGCACCCCGGACGGGGTCCCGGCAATCGGCGAGATCGGCTCGCTCCCCGGCCTGGTGCTCGCCGCCGGCTTCAGCGGCCACGGCTTCGGCATCGGACCCGGCGCGGGCCACCTTGTCGCGGATATCGTGACGGGTGAGCCGCCGATCGTCGACCCGAAACCTTATCGACCCGACCGGCTGAACGGCTTGGCCTGGGGCAAGGTCGCCGATTTTTGA
- a CDS encoding HlyD family type I secretion periplasmic adaptor subunit has product MSGSTQRAPNARRSLSRHMIGVSVLALALVAGVGGWAATTELSSAIVAGGVVVVDDNVKKVQHLTGGIVGELKVKEGDRVEAGQVLIRLDGTTVRANLAIVESTLAQLYARRARLLAERIGAESFEIDKDLANFVSSAAAAKLVDGEQKLFASRRTALLGMKGQLQSRKAQLADEIDGLTVQLKAIEDALTLIAEELTGVDSLYGRGLVPMQRVTTLKRQRAELEGDRGRYIASRAQARGKSSEIDLQVLQLDEDRRTEISKELTDVEAKIAEYEERRTAATDQLRRLDITAPLPGRVYQLAVHTVNGVVNPGETLMLVVPEADELTVEARVATHDIDQIRVGQPVEIRFSAFNQRTTPEVEAEVVTVAPDMVSDERTGATYYPLRIRPKPESLAKLKGLSLYPGMPAEVFIKIADRTVISYLAKPLTDQMRHAFRED; this is encoded by the coding sequence ATGAGCGGAAGCACGCAACGGGCGCCCAATGCGCGCCGGTCGCTTTCTCGCCATATGATCGGGGTCTCGGTCCTCGCGCTTGCCCTCGTGGCCGGCGTCGGCGGCTGGGCGGCGACGACGGAGCTGTCGAGCGCGATCGTCGCCGGCGGCGTCGTGGTCGTGGACGACAATGTCAAGAAGGTCCAGCATCTGACCGGTGGCATCGTCGGCGAACTCAAGGTCAAGGAAGGCGACCGCGTTGAGGCCGGCCAGGTGCTGATCCGGCTCGACGGCACCACGGTGCGTGCGAACCTTGCGATCGTCGAAAGCACGCTGGCGCAGCTTTATGCGCGCCGCGCCCGCCTGCTGGCCGAGCGGATCGGCGCCGAGTCGTTCGAGATCGACAAGGACCTCGCGAACTTCGTCTCCAGCGCGGCGGCGGCAAAACTCGTCGATGGCGAGCAGAAGCTCTTCGCCAGCCGCCGCACGGCGCTGCTCGGCATGAAGGGGCAGCTGCAGTCGCGCAAGGCACAATTGGCCGACGAGATCGACGGCCTGACCGTGCAGCTGAAGGCGATCGAGGACGCCTTGACGCTGATCGCGGAGGAACTGACCGGCGTCGACTCGCTCTATGGCCGGGGCCTGGTGCCGATGCAACGGGTGACGACGCTGAAACGCCAGCGGGCGGAGCTCGAGGGCGACCGCGGACGGTATATCGCCTCGCGTGCTCAGGCACGCGGCAAATCCAGCGAGATCGACCTTCAGGTGCTGCAACTGGACGAGGACCGGCGCACGGAGATCTCCAAGGAGCTGACCGATGTCGAGGCGAAGATCGCCGAATATGAGGAGCGGCGCACGGCAGCGACCGACCAGTTGCGGCGGCTCGACATCACCGCGCCGCTACCGGGCCGCGTCTATCAGCTGGCCGTCCATACCGTGAACGGCGTTGTCAATCCCGGCGAGACGCTGATGCTCGTGGTGCCGGAGGCCGACGAACTCACCGTAGAGGCGCGGGTGGCAACCCACGACATCGATCAGATCCGTGTCGGCCAGCCCGTCGAGATCCGCTTCAGCGCCTTCAACCAGCGCACGACGCCGGAGGTCGAGGCCGAGGTGGTGACCGTCGCCCCGGACATGGTCAGCGACGAGCGGACCGGCGCCACCTACTATCCGCTGCGCATTCGCCCGAAGCCGGAGAGCCTTGCCAAGCTCAAGGGCCTCTCCCTCTATCCGGGCATGCCGGCCGAGGTGTTCATCAAGATCGCCGATCGCACGGTGATTTCCTATCTGGCGAAGCCGCTCACCGACCAGATGCGGCACGCATTCCGCGAGGATTGA
- a CDS encoding type I secretion system permease/ATPase: MPEPLTVSSGRNVDPASALRECRSAFVGVGIASALVNILYLTGSFFMLEVYDRVLPSRSIPSLIALCLLALLLYAFQGAFELIRGRMLVRIAGALDESLSGRIYRAVVKAPLKLKMQGDGLQALRDFDQVRSFLSGAGPAALFDLPWLPFYVAICFLFHPVIGFVAIGGGLILTLLTYLTNRGTQAPAKKASEAGGLRSAFAQASQRNAEVVQAMGMTGRLAELWERRNAEYREENRRASDIGNGYGALSKVFRMALQSGVLAAGAVLVIEGQASPGIIIAGSILTARALAPVELAIGNWRGLVQARQSWQRLKDLLKALPEAETPLALPKPHERLSVEALASGPPAAQRLIFTDINFTVRAGSALGVIGPSGSGKSSFARALIGVWPAYRGSVRLDGAALDQWDGDALGRHIGYLPQDVELFAGTVAQNICRFAADATSEAIVAAAKAARVHELILRLPNGFDTEIGEGGTALSAGQRQRIALARALYGDPFLVVLDEPNSNLDADGEQALSEAIMNVRRRGGIVVVIAHRPSALASTDLVLMMNEGRQQAFGPKEEVLGKVLRGQQTERASPLKIVAEGQEAKQ, translated from the coding sequence GTGCCTGAACCTTTGACAGTATCGAGCGGCAGGAATGTCGACCCCGCCTCCGCCTTGCGAGAGTGCCGATCCGCCTTTGTCGGCGTCGGCATTGCCAGTGCGCTCGTCAATATCCTCTATCTCACCGGCTCGTTCTTCATGCTCGAGGTCTATGACCGGGTTCTGCCCAGTCGCAGCATTCCCTCGCTGATTGCGCTCTGTCTGCTCGCCCTGCTTCTCTATGCCTTCCAGGGCGCCTTCGAACTGATCCGCGGGCGGATGCTGGTGCGCATTGCCGGCGCGCTCGACGAGAGCTTGAGCGGCCGCATCTATCGGGCGGTGGTGAAGGCACCGTTGAAGCTGAAGATGCAGGGAGACGGGCTGCAGGCGCTGCGCGACTTCGATCAGGTTCGCTCGTTCCTCTCGGGCGCGGGGCCGGCGGCGCTGTTCGATCTTCCCTGGCTGCCCTTCTATGTCGCCATCTGCTTCCTGTTCCATCCGGTCATCGGCTTCGTGGCGATCGGCGGCGGGCTGATCCTGACGCTTCTCACCTATCTCACCAATCGCGGCACGCAAGCGCCTGCCAAGAAGGCATCCGAGGCGGGCGGCCTTCGCAGCGCCTTTGCCCAGGCCTCGCAGCGCAATGCCGAGGTCGTCCAGGCGATGGGCATGACCGGCCGGCTTGCCGAGCTCTGGGAACGCCGCAACGCCGAATACCGGGAGGAAAACCGCCGCGCATCCGATATCGGCAACGGCTATGGGGCGCTCTCCAAGGTCTTCCGCATGGCGCTGCAGTCGGGCGTGCTGGCTGCGGGCGCGGTGCTGGTGATCGAGGGCCAGGCTTCGCCCGGCATCATCATCGCCGGCTCGATCCTCACCGCCCGGGCGCTCGCCCCGGTCGAGCTCGCCATCGGCAACTGGCGCGGCCTCGTTCAGGCGCGGCAGAGCTGGCAGCGCCTGAAGGACCTGTTGAAGGCCTTGCCGGAGGCCGAAACCCCGCTGGCGCTGCCGAAGCCGCACGAGCGTCTGAGCGTCGAGGCGCTGGCGAGCGGGCCGCCGGCGGCGCAGCGGCTGATTTTCACCGATATCAATTTCACCGTGCGGGCCGGCAGCGCTCTTGGCGTCATCGGCCCGAGCGGATCGGGAAAGTCGTCCTTCGCGCGCGCCCTTATCGGCGTCTGGCCGGCCTATCGCGGCTCGGTGCGGCTGGATGGGGCGGCACTCGACCAATGGGACGGCGACGCGCTCGGACGGCATATCGGCTACCTGCCGCAGGACGTGGAGCTTTTCGCCGGAACCGTGGCGCAGAACATCTGCCGCTTCGCCGCGGATGCGACCTCCGAGGCCATTGTGGCGGCTGCCAAGGCGGCGCGCGTCCATGAGCTGATCCTCCGTCTTCCGAACGGCTTCGATACTGAGATCGGCGAGGGCGGCACGGCGCTCTCGGCCGGCCAGCGCCAGCGCATCGCGCTCGCCCGGGCGCTCTATGGCGATCCCTTCCTGGTGGTCCTCGACGAGCCGAATTCGAACCTCGATGCGGATGGCGAGCAGGCGCTGAGCGAGGCGATCATGAATGTGCGCCGGCGCGGCGGCATCGTCGTGGTAATTGCCCACCGGCCGAGCGCGCTTGCGAGCACCGACCTCGTCCTGATGATGAACGAGGGGCGGCAGCAGGCCTTCGGCCCGAAGGAGGAAGTGCTCGGCAAAGTGTTGAGGGGGCAGCAGACGGAACGTGCGTCACCGCTGAAGATCGTCGCGGAAGGCCAGGAGGCAAAGCAATGA
- a CDS encoding capsular polysaccharide biosynthesis protein, with the protein MSRKAAPEISGGASVKRLATFAVHVTEWKRPFLERSFPDRRFHFLPKNLSDSDFDRTWKPRILLEGPCEVFVWGAALPPALAEIATKQNIPVCFVEDGFLRSVRPSASRTPPLSLALDSRAPYFDCHRPSDLEVLLSTYDFEADAALMERARAGAALLLGSGISKYNGGLQRTAEEIYGPKTRKRVLVVGQVEDDASIRYGCPSPMTNNDLVRLAASEQPEAQILYKPHPDVLSRVRPARSDPAEVAHLCEVVTESLPLAEALRTVDHVYTITSLAGFEALMRGIEVTTAGSPFYAGWGLTDDRQSNPRRGRKLSLEALFAGAYLLYPRYFEPVTGDETSFEATVAAIKRQLDEPDLRQPSRPAWRPWGPYGVLGWRHLLIAIMAPAIRHAGNDRDAEDFQADPIGFFRSLSDRRLRLIGRILYPFG; encoded by the coding sequence GTGAGCAGAAAGGCTGCCCCTGAAATTTCCGGTGGCGCTTCTGTGAAGCGGCTGGCGACTTTTGCCGTCCATGTGACCGAGTGGAAGAGACCCTTTCTGGAGCGCTCGTTTCCCGACCGGCGCTTTCATTTTCTGCCAAAGAACCTGTCCGACTCGGATTTCGACCGGACTTGGAAGCCTCGCATTCTCCTGGAGGGGCCATGCGAGGTCTTCGTCTGGGGCGCCGCCTTGCCGCCGGCGCTGGCCGAAATCGCGACAAAGCAGAACATCCCTGTTTGCTTCGTCGAGGACGGCTTCCTTCGGTCAGTGCGGCCGAGCGCCAGCCGTACGCCTCCCCTGTCGCTAGCGCTCGACAGCAGGGCACCCTATTTCGATTGCCACAGGCCGTCCGATCTCGAAGTGCTGCTTTCGACCTATGACTTCGAGGCGGATGCGGCGCTGATGGAGCGGGCGCGCGCCGGCGCCGCGCTGCTCCTGGGGAGCGGCATCAGCAAATACAATGGCGGGCTGCAGCGGACGGCGGAAGAGATTTATGGACCAAAGACGCGCAAGCGCGTGCTGGTCGTCGGCCAGGTTGAGGACGATGCTTCGATCCGCTACGGCTGCCCAAGCCCGATGACCAACAACGACCTGGTGCGGCTTGCCGCGTCGGAGCAGCCGGAGGCCCAGATCCTCTACAAGCCGCATCCGGACGTATTGAGCCGCGTTCGTCCGGCCCGATCCGATCCCGCCGAAGTCGCGCATCTCTGCGAAGTGGTCACCGAGAGCTTGCCGCTGGCCGAAGCGCTGCGGACGGTCGATCATGTCTATACGATCACCTCGCTGGCCGGTTTCGAAGCGCTCATGCGCGGAATCGAAGTGACGACGGCCGGTTCGCCCTTCTATGCCGGCTGGGGGCTGACGGACGACAGGCAATCCAATCCGCGCCGCGGCAGGAAGCTTTCGCTGGAGGCCCTTTTCGCCGGCGCCTATCTCCTCTATCCTCGCTACTTCGAACCCGTCACCGGAGATGAGACATCATTCGAAGCGACCGTCGCCGCGATCAAGCGGCAACTCGACGAACCCGATCTCAGACAGCCTTCCCGCCCGGCCTGGCGGCCGTGGGGCCCCTATGGCGTGCTCGGCTGGCGCCATCTGCTCATCGCGATCATGGCGCCGGCGATCCGCCATGCCGGCAACGACCGCGACGCCGAAGATTTCCAGGCCGACCCCATCGGCTTCTTCCGCAGCCTCTCCGACCGGCGGCTGCGGCTGATCGGCCGCATTCTCTATCCCTTCGGGTGA
- a CDS encoding ABC transporter permease, whose amino-acid sequence MSYLSTHIRVVGALLVREMATRFGSKPGGYIWALLDPAAHILLMTMIFRAIARAPALGTSFALFFATGYIAFQFYQAMTSYLNSAVRANRALLSYPNVAPIDTVVARFVLQVGTTSLVAFIVLGTIVATMRVETELHWPTILEAIAMACLFGLGIAMINCVLFLKYPLYEQVFGIVNRPLFLISGVFFLPDSIPAPYRDLVLINPLVHIVMGFRKGFYPEYRAIGLDMNYLYGIAFLTLCAGMLVFTLSRKTLRNE is encoded by the coding sequence GTGAGCTATCTCTCCACCCATATCCGCGTCGTCGGCGCCCTCCTCGTGCGGGAGATGGCGACGCGGTTCGGCTCCAAGCCCGGCGGCTATATCTGGGCGCTGCTCGACCCGGCGGCCCATATCCTGCTGATGACGATGATCTTCCGGGCGATCGCCCGGGCGCCCGCGCTCGGCACCAGCTTCGCGCTGTTCTTCGCCACCGGCTACATCGCCTTTCAGTTCTATCAGGCGATGACCAGCTATTTGAATAGCGCGGTGCGGGCCAACAGGGCGCTGCTCAGCTACCCCAATGTGGCGCCGATCGACACCGTCGTCGCCCGTTTCGTCCTGCAGGTCGGCACCACCTCGCTCGTCGCGTTCATCGTGCTCGGAACGATCGTCGCGACCATGCGGGTGGAAACCGAACTGCATTGGCCAACGATTTTGGAGGCCATCGCTATGGCCTGCCTCTTCGGCCTCGGCATCGCGATGATCAATTGCGTGCTCTTTCTAAAGTACCCGCTCTACGAACAGGTCTTCGGAATCGTCAATCGGCCGCTTTTTCTGATCTCCGGCGTGTTCTTCCTGCCGGATTCGATTCCAGCGCCATACCGCGACCTTGTGCTTATCAATCCACTTGTTCACATCGTCATGGGCTTCAGAAAGGGCTTTTACCCGGAGTATCGCGCAATCGGCCTTGATATGAATTACCTTTACGGAATCGCATTTCTGACATTGTGTGCCGGAATGCTGGTCTTCACTCTCTCCCGAAAAACGCTGAGAAACGAATGA
- a CDS encoding ABC transporter ATP-binding protein: MIRFEQATKYARTKGIKKPIIEDASLTLNRGKSVGLLGRNGAGKSTLLRLIAGAIRLDKGRIIRRGKISWPLGFQGSFQTSLTGEQNVRFVARIYGVDTEELIAYVEDFAELGPFYKAPVGTYSSGMKARLAFGLSMGINFDYYLVDEITAVGDSNFKKKCQTVFETKLQDSDVIMVSHSSKTIRDYCDCGVVLEKGKLTYYDDVEDAIGAHDRNMREN, from the coding sequence ATGATCCGGTTCGAGCAGGCGACGAAATATGCCCGCACCAAAGGCATCAAGAAGCCGATCATTGAGGATGCCTCGCTTACCCTCAACCGGGGAAAAAGCGTCGGCCTGCTCGGCCGCAACGGCGCCGGCAAGTCGACGCTGCTCCGCCTCATCGCCGGCGCGATCCGGCTCGACAAGGGTCGAATCATCCGCCGCGGCAAGATCTCCTGGCCGCTTGGCTTCCAGGGAAGCTTTCAAACCTCGCTTACCGGCGAACAGAATGTGCGCTTCGTCGCTCGCATCTACGGCGTCGACACCGAAGAACTGATCGCCTATGTCGAGGATTTCGCCGAGCTCGGCCCCTTCTACAAGGCGCCGGTCGGCACCTATTCCTCCGGCATGAAGGCGCGGCTTGCCTTCGGCTTGAGCATGGGCATCAACTTCGATTATTATCTCGTCGACGAAATCACCGCCGTTGGTGACTCAAATTTTAAGAAGAAATGTCAGACTGTCTTCGAGACCAAGCTCCAGGATTCCGACGTGATCATGGTCTCCCACAGTTCCAAGACGATTCGCGATTATTGTGATTGCGGCGTAGTGCTGGAAAAAGGCAAGCTGACTTATTATGACGATGTCGAGGACGCGATCGGCGCACACGACAGAAACATGAGGGAAAACTAA
- a CDS encoding RkpR, polysaccharide export protein — MAASKDAAANKPGPAQAADRPASSPAAKGDAKSKGIAVLEGLLGRESAPVIPLRERQDRAPPEEQATSRPKWLKKFALRHTVIAGSFLGLVALPATFASLYMAFIAADQYHSTTSFAVRSIEGGVSTDILGMFTQASGGSTVSDSYILMDYILSERMAADADRKFKLEDVYATRGLDYFYGIGSDLPIEDKLDYWRDMVNVNFDHASGIMQVTVKAFDATQARQIAQFIVDQSDSLVNSLSLSARNDVLRAAQDEVLAGEARLAKARAGLRDYRDKSQEISPEEGAKLAVQLIGGLEEELTKLNADLAAAKSQMSEDTPRIRVLKTRIESLEQQIAVERQRLGTGEKRSAANDPDAPDVAGRIAEFEELETEREFAERAYTAALGSLEKARIEANNRQRYLALFIEPTLSELAQYPSRLLNALLVTLGLLFAWGIGVMSYYNIRDRA; from the coding sequence ATGGCGGCCAGCAAAGACGCGGCAGCAAACAAGCCGGGCCCTGCACAGGCTGCCGATAGGCCAGCCTCCTCCCCAGCCGCCAAAGGCGATGCGAAGAGCAAGGGTATCGCCGTGCTCGAGGGGCTGCTCGGCAGGGAGAGCGCCCCTGTCATTCCGCTTCGCGAGCGGCAAGACAGGGCCCCGCCGGAAGAACAGGCCACCTCAAGGCCTAAGTGGCTCAAGAAGTTCGCACTGCGCCATACTGTCATCGCGGGCTCGTTCCTCGGCCTCGTTGCCCTGCCGGCTACATTTGCTTCGCTTTACATGGCCTTCATCGCGGCCGACCAGTATCACAGCACGACTTCCTTCGCAGTGCGTAGCATTGAGGGCGGCGTTTCGACCGATATCCTCGGCATGTTCACCCAGGCTTCCGGCGGCAGCACCGTCTCGGACAGCTATATCCTCATGGACTACATCCTGAGCGAGCGGATGGCCGCGGATGCCGATCGCAAGTTCAAGCTCGAGGACGTCTACGCCACCCGAGGGCTCGACTATTTCTACGGCATCGGCTCCGACCTGCCGATCGAAGACAAGCTCGACTATTGGCGAGACATGGTAAACGTCAATTTCGACCACGCTTCCGGCATCATGCAGGTCACGGTCAAAGCTTTCGACGCGACACAGGCGCGGCAGATCGCGCAGTTCATCGTGGACCAGAGCGACAGCCTCGTGAACAGCCTGTCGCTTTCGGCGCGCAACGACGTGCTGAGGGCCGCCCAGGACGAGGTCTTGGCGGGTGAGGCACGTCTTGCCAAGGCACGCGCGGGGCTGCGCGACTACCGCGACAAATCGCAGGAAATCAGTCCGGAAGAGGGCGCGAAGCTCGCTGTGCAACTGATCGGCGGCTTGGAGGAAGAACTGACGAAGCTCAATGCTGACCTTGCCGCGGCTAAGAGCCAGATGAGCGAGGACACCCCGCGCATTCGCGTACTAAAAACCCGTATCGAAAGCCTGGAACAGCAGATCGCCGTTGAGCGCCAGCGGCTGGGCACAGGCGAAAAAAGGTCCGCCGCGAATGACCCTGACGCGCCTGATGTCGCCGGCCGCATCGCGGAGTTCGAGGAACTGGAGACCGAACGCGAATTTGCCGAGCGCGCCTATACGGCGGCGCTGGGGTCTCTTGAGAAAGCACGGATTGAGGCCAACAACCGACAGCGCTATTTGGCGCTGTTTATCGAGCCGACGCTTTCGGAGCTGGCGCAATATCCGAGCCGACTGCTCAACGCACTGCTGGTAACGCTCGGGCTGCTATTTGCCTGGGGGATCGGCGTGATGAGCTACTACAACATTCGGGATCGGGCATAG
- a CDS encoding glycosyltransferase: MKIGLYCPAMTRIRGGIERLAADLAWAFEEQSWSTVIYTHNRGDAAAVTPVYDLPVSAEVVPLNFRDQPEFGSELRHAIQTARPDVVCVMDVVPAFWHFIRAVKDLNIPLVLSEHFAPSISETNFRDPRVRRAAFSCADLIHLLVPSHADTVDFEDRDRTHVIPNPVVPPARRADAVGQNVTRKRFINVARIHFAQKAQDVLVEAFSSIASEIPEWDLLCVGNAHNADEERKFRELVDRFGLKDRVVWNGGLEHDRLYDALSESQVFVLPSWFEGSPISLAEGLAHGLPAIGFEKCEGTNQLIRGGANGLLAPGLGDPRSLSRAMLQLAKYPRLREAYSAKAEEIKQERAKTRLLGRWVGLMREAKEVTLPRLSKLGSGELRYDDAVAARLSGEKILGDVRAISVPGKAR, from the coding sequence ATGAAGATAGGATTGTATTGCCCCGCAATGACAAGAATCCGGGGAGGGATCGAACGTCTTGCGGCAGACTTGGCATGGGCCTTCGAGGAGCAGAGTTGGAGCACCGTCATCTATACTCACAACCGCGGCGACGCCGCTGCGGTTACGCCGGTCTATGACCTCCCGGTCAGCGCGGAAGTTGTCCCGCTGAATTTCAGGGATCAGCCGGAGTTTGGTTCCGAATTGCGGCATGCTATCCAGACCGCGCGACCGGATGTGGTCTGCGTTATGGATGTCGTCCCGGCTTTCTGGCACTTCATAAGGGCTGTGAAGGACCTCAACATTCCACTCGTATTATCTGAACATTTTGCCCCATCGATCAGCGAGACGAATTTTCGCGACCCTCGGGTGAGAAGGGCTGCTTTCAGTTGTGCGGATCTCATTCACCTTTTAGTCCCTTCCCATGCTGACACTGTCGACTTCGAAGACCGCGATCGGACGCACGTCATCCCGAACCCAGTTGTTCCGCCGGCTCGTCGAGCGGATGCTGTTGGGCAGAACGTAACAAGGAAGCGCTTTATTAACGTCGCTCGTATCCACTTTGCTCAGAAGGCGCAGGATGTATTGGTGGAGGCGTTTAGCTCTATCGCGTCCGAAATACCGGAATGGGACTTGTTGTGCGTTGGAAACGCTCATAACGCCGACGAGGAGCGGAAGTTCAGGGAATTGGTTGACCGGTTCGGCCTGAAAGACAGAGTGGTGTGGAATGGTGGTCTTGAGCATGATCGCCTTTATGATGCTTTGTCAGAAAGCCAGGTTTTTGTGCTGCCTTCATGGTTCGAAGGCAGCCCAATCTCATTGGCGGAAGGCTTGGCGCATGGATTGCCTGCGATCGGCTTTGAGAAGTGTGAGGGAACGAATCAGCTTATTCGCGGCGGCGCAAATGGCTTGTTGGCGCCCGGCTTAGGCGACCCTAGATCCCTCTCGAGGGCAATGTTACAGCTCGCTAAATACCCGAGGCTGCGAGAGGCATACTCCGCCAAAGCTGAAGAGATTAAGCAGGAGCGCGCTAAGACTCGCCTTCTCGGTCGTTGGGTCGGTTTGATGCGGGAGGCTAAAGAGGTAACGTTGCCGCGGTTGTCCAAGTTGGGAAGCGGCGAGCTGCGTTACGACGATGCGGTCGCGGCCAGGCTTTCGGGCGAAAAAATTCTAGGTGATGTTCGGGCGATTTCGGTGCCGGGGAAGGCAAGATGA
- a CDS encoding methyltransferase domain-containing protein, with translation MSVAFNVKHPALFNVESFKSPQEFCLKLLQKYGIATPRVVVEIGGSVGANAHQMFPDSDYANLDLADSDKVKTIVCDVTKGIPLEPNSVDLLYSNDAFEHISKPWLAAQNIEKILRPGGVVFIGTLFAWRYHPVPGDYWRYTHQGLVELFDELECLEANFNAFHRREDARGHWGSKRDHVPVDMLGGWRENWKVYYLGRKPLA, from the coding sequence ATGTCAGTAGCATTCAACGTCAAACATCCTGCTCTCTTTAATGTTGAGAGTTTTAAAAGCCCTCAGGAGTTCTGCCTTAAGCTTTTGCAGAAATACGGCATTGCTACACCGAGGGTTGTGGTTGAAATTGGCGGTTCCGTTGGTGCTAACGCTCACCAGATGTTTCCAGATTCCGACTATGCCAATCTCGATCTCGCTGATAGCGACAAAGTCAAGACAATTGTGTGCGACGTGACAAAAGGCATTCCCCTAGAGCCAAATTCCGTTGATTTGCTCTATTCTAACGATGCCTTCGAGCACATCTCCAAACCTTGGCTTGCCGCCCAAAATATCGAAAAAATCTTAAGACCGGGTGGCGTCGTGTTCATTGGCACATTGTTTGCGTGGCGGTATCACCCCGTTCCGGGGGACTACTGGCGCTATACCCACCAGGGGTTGGTTGAGTTGTTCGATGAACTTGAGTGCCTAGAGGCCAACTTCAACGCTTTTCATCGTAGGGAGGATGCCCGCGGCCATTGGGGGTCAAAACGCGACCATGTGCCCGTCGATATGCTCGGCGGCTGGCGTGAAAATTGGAAGGTTTACTATCTGGGTCGCAAGCCGCTCGCCTAA